A region of the Arthrobacter sp. FW306-07-I genome:
GCTGTCGAGGACATCATCCGGGTTTTCATCTGCAGTGCTCATGGCGCACCTTCCAATACATGGTTCGGCGAAAAGGGTTAGCAGGGCTTTACGACGACGGGACGCCCGGCCCCGAGGACCAGCGCAGGAGTGCCGCGACATGGACGCCCTCCGGCAGGACCGGTCCCGGGACGAGGAGAACGCGGGCGTCAGTCAACGCAGCGGCCCGAAGCAGCGCCGCCGGAGCGGGGACTTCGCCCAGGATTTCCGCACCCAGGGCCTCCTCCTTGGCGGTGGCGATCCACGGTTCCGCGTCCAGGGCCAGCATGGTGCGTTCAGACAGGGCGTCGTCATCCAGGATCAGGGTGTCCACCTGCGCCTGCTGCAGCGCGTGCACCACGGCTCCCACACCGTGGGCTGCTTCCGGGTTGGCCTGTCCCTCCTGGACCGCCAGCCTGTCCATCACGCTGCGCTGTTCTTCTGCCCATACCTCTGCAACGTGCTGGTTGACCCGATCCTCCAGGTTTGCGCTGTCCGCCCCGCCGGTGTGGGTGTGCGAATCCACCTCGGATACAAGCGCCTTGCTGGCCTCGGAGAGGTTGTCCTTCACCAGGCCGCGGGCCCGGATATCACCGGCGAGGACGATGAGCCGTGCACCGCTGGCACGGGCCACCCGGTCAATCTCACCCGCCACTTCATCCGCGTTGCGGCGCCAGATGTCTTCGGTGTGGTGCTGGAACCGCAGTTCCGACCAGCCTCCGCCGTGGAACTTGTGGATGTTCTCGGACTCGCCTTCCACTTCCTGGACGCTGCTGGGAGCCCCGGCGCCCGCCCGGTACAACCGGATCTCGCCGTGTTCCCGGCTGACTTCCGCCACAACATACGGCAGTTCTTCCGGCCGGTGCTTGACCAGCGGCAGCAGGTCCGGGATGGACTCCATGGCCACCCGTTCGGGGAGGACGAGGTCTCCGGGAAGTACCTCGTTGATTTCGGCCTTCCCGCTGTGGACCAGGACGAATCTCGAGACGGGGGAGGGCAGCCCTGCTGCCGGCTGGAGTGCCTGCTCCATTGCCTCAATGTCAGCTGCGGCTGCCCCCTGCGCCTCGAGCTGGGCCTGCGCGTTGCCCGGGCGGACATCGCCGGCTTCCAGTGAGTCCACCGTTCCGGTCCCGGCAGGCACGTAGGCGGTGCACCAAGGTCCGGGGCGGCGGTACAGGTCGGCGTATTTCTGCAGGCTGGTGGTCACTGTTCCCCCTCCTCGGTGGGAAGGGGATCCGGCGAGGCGACAGGATTCAACGCCTCCCGGACTTCCGCCGGGTCCGTGGCATCCGGAAAAGGCTCTGTTTCGCGCCATTCCTCGGCATGGGCGGGCTGGTTTCCCTGGACCACCCCCTGCGCTTCATGCTTCATCTGGT
Encoded here:
- a CDS encoding baeRF2 domain-containing protein; this encodes MTTSLQKYADLYRRPGPWCTAYVPAGTGTVDSLEAGDVRPGNAQAQLEAQGAAAADIEAMEQALQPAAGLPSPVSRFVLVHSGKAEINEVLPGDLVLPERVAMESIPDLLPLVKHRPEELPYVVAEVSREHGEIRLYRAGAGAPSSVQEVEGESENIHKFHGGGWSELRFQHHTEDIWRRNADEVAGEIDRVARASGARLIVLAGDIRARGLVKDNLSEASKALVSEVDSHTHTGGADSANLEDRVNQHVAEVWAEEQRSVMDRLAVQEGQANPEAAHGVGAVVHALQQAQVDTLILDDDALSERTMLALDAEPWIATAKEEALGAEILGEVPAPAALLRAAALTDARVLLVPGPVLPEGVHVAALLRWSSGPGVPSS